A genome region from Triticum aestivum cultivar Chinese Spring chromosome 2B, IWGSC CS RefSeq v2.1, whole genome shotgun sequence includes the following:
- the LOC123041300 gene encoding uncharacterized protein DDB_G0271670-like codes for SSSSSSSSSSSSSSSSSSSSSSSSSSSSSSSSSSSSSSSSSSSSSSSSSSSSSSSSSSSSSSSSSSSSSSSSSSSSSSSSSSSSSSSSSSSSSSSSSSSSSSSSPSSSSPSSSSSSSSSSSSSSSSSSSSSSSSSSSSSSSSSSSSSSSSSSSSSSSSSSSSSSSSSSSSSSSSSSSSSSSSSSSSSSSSSSSSPSSSSPSSSSPSSSSPSSSSPS; via the exons tcttcttcttcttcttcttcttcttcttcttcttcttcttcttcttcttcttcttcttcttcttcttcttcttcttcttcttcttcttcttcttcttcttcttcttcttcttcttcttcttcttcttcttcttcttcttcttcttcttcttcttcttcttcttcttcttcttcttcttcttcttcttcttcttcttcttcttcttcttcttcttcttcttcttcttcttcttcttcttcttcttcttcttcttcttcttcttcttcttcttcttcttcttcttcttcttcttcttcttcttcttcttcttctccttcttcttcttctccttcttcttcttc ctcttcttcttcttcttcttcttcttcttcttcttcttcttcttcttcttcttcttcttcttcttcttcttcttcttcttcttcttcttcttcttcttcttcttcttcttcttcttcttcttcttcttcttcttcttcttcttcttcttcttcttcttcttcttcttcttcttcttcttcttcttcttcttcttcttcttcttcttcttcttcttcttcttcttcttcttcttcttcttctccttcttcttcttctccttcttcttcttctccttcttcttcttctccttcttcttcttctccttct